The DNA segment ACAAACCGCAGATTGCTTACCATTATTAATTTGCAGCTTTAGTAGTTATTATGTCGCCGCCATCCATGCCGGTTGGAAAGGTTTAAGCAATGGTATTATAGAAACTACTATTAATGCATTAGCCTTACCGCCCAACGATATTTTAGTTTGGCTAGGTCCTGCTATTGGCCCTCAAGCTTTTATAGTCGGAGAAGAAGTTTTTCAATCGTTTGTAGACGAAGATCCGACGGCCGAAATAGCTTTTCAGCCTTTAGAAAACAAGCAATGGCTGGCAAATCTCTATAAATTGGCTCAACTACGTTTACGAAAGCTAGGAATAAACTCCATCTACGGAGGTAATTACTGTACTTTTTCCGACAAGCTTCGTTTTTTCTCATATCGGAGAGACCAAATAACAGGGCGAATGCTGAGCCTTATTTGGATAAACCTACCTTAAAAAAGAACTCCAATCTTACATTAACTTTGCCTAAAATCTCCAAGTAGAGTCACAGCAATTGAATTTTGACAAATATCTAATTATGCAGCCTGCATAGACTTAACATGCATGAGAATTGCGAATCGAGCAGAGCCACACAGACAAAAATTCAAGAACGAGCATAGGGGTATTTTCTTGAATTACGCCCAAGCCTGCCTTATACTATTGCGCAATATAAAAACAATAATAATAAATTTATGCATCGATTTTTTTCAGTTTTACTATTATGCCTGTTAACTACTCCATTATTAGCTGAACCTACCTCTAAAAATATATACTCTCAGCAATTGGATTTTTGTCAAGGCGCCGCGATAATTAAGCAACCTGAGTGTATTAACATACATGAGGATTGCGAGTTGAGCGGCAACACAGACAAAAATTCAAGTGCGAGGAGTATGGCTGTGCCTGATAAACGTTGGGGTATATTATTTTACCATAGTTGGATGACTAATAGTAATATTGGCCCAGTACTAACCGCCCAAGATGTTCATTTCAAATATGGGACGATGAACTCTATCGATTTGTCTTATCAATTAGACCCAACTAACCCTTTACGGCGTTTTTTTCGGCCTTTAGTCAGTACTGTCGAAGTCGCTGGAAATATAACCCAACGACGTGACCCCAACGGCCTCATCTATGAATTTGATCCTTACTTAAATTTTCGCTGGAAAACTTTCCCTTGGGATCATTATGTCACTACAACTTTCGCTATTGGCGATGGACTCTCATATGCAACCAGCATTCCTCTACGAGAAGAGCATGATTCGTCCAATAACAATGCTAAAAGGTTACTAAATTTTTTAGTTGTAGAAGCGACCTTTGCAGCTCCTAGCCACCCCGAATTACAATTCGTAATCAGAGCACATCACCGTTGTGGCGCTTGGGGATTATTTGGCGCCGGCAACTTAAGCTCCAATGCCGTAGGTCTAGGAATACGTTATCTATTTTAATTCTTATTCTTCAATAAAAAATTATTTCGTAGGCACTGGCGCTTTAGATATTGGATTTTCCATAACGCTTTCAATTATCGTCGTTTTTGGCAAATTTTTTAAGAAAAAAGATCCTTGGTTCATATTGGATAAAGACTCTTCACTATTATCAAAAGAAGTTGAAGTTAATGTGGTTGCTCCCAATTCTTTCATTTTTTTTTGCCAACATAAAGCCTTCTTCGCCAAATCTAACGGAGTTGAATTTCTTATACAATAATTAGCATATCCTGTAACTTTTCGAATCATTTCATAGCCTTCTAAAAAAAATTAATTCAATTAAAATATCCTAACTAATTATATCAACTATTTATTTTTTTTCAAAAAAATAAATTTAATAGGAAATGTTCTATTTTTTTTAGTTTAAACCGCACGACTTGGAAAAATCTTAACGGTTTTAATCATATTATCTTTAATCAAGATAACTTCCATCGTTTTATTTTCAAACTGAAACATAGTGCCTACTTTTGGAATAACTTCAAGCGTCTCAATAATTAATCCACTTAAAGTTTTTGGGCCGCGTAAGGGCAAATTTAAATTTAATTGACGATTTAAATCTCGTAATGCAATTCCTCCATCCACCAAGTAACTACCATCTGCTTGCAATGCAACAGCACGACGAATTAATGCCATATCCGTGGTAAATTCACCCACAATTTCTTCTAATATGTCTTCTAAGGTAATAAGACCCTGAAGCTCGCCATATTCATTGACAACTAAACCAATACGATGTTTCTCACGACGAAAATTTAACAATTGGCTATTTAATGCTGTTGCTTCAGGTATAAAATGAACCTCTTCTGCTGCTTCGATTAATACTTCTTTACTTAATTGTTGCTTACTTAAACTATTTAAAACTTTTCGAAAATGTAAAATTCCTATTATCTCATCAAGAGAATCTCGATAAATCGGTAGCCGTGTATATTCGCTCTTAATTAATTGTTTTAAAATTACGTCCCAAGGCTGATTAATATCGATACCAATAATTTCCTGCCTTGGAATCATAATATCTTCTACGGTTACTTTATTTAGCTCTAATACCTTGAGCAACATATTTTTATAACCATTAGGCATATGTCCAGTCCCCTCACGTAATAAACTTACTAATTCTTCGCGGGACAACTGTTCGACTGTCAATTTTGGAATTTTTATCCCAAATAAACGTAAGGTAGTATTTGCCATTAAATTTGTTAGCCAAACAAAGGGGTATAAAATATGCAACAAAATAATTAGAGGCCAAACGGCAAACAACGCAATCGGTTGAGGATATAAGGTTGCTAAGGTTTTCGGTGCTACTTCACAAAAAATTAATACTACAAAAGTAAGCGCTAGAGTTGCCAAAAAAACACCCGATGCCGAAAAATATTGTAATGCAAGCAACGTAACTACAGCGGAAGCAAGGATATTAGCAAAAGTTCCGCATAAAAGAATAACCCCGAGCAAACGATCGGGTCTTTTTAATAAATCCTGTACACGTTTGGCGAGCAGGTTACGCTGTCTTACGAGATGACGTAATCGATATCTATTTATCGATAACATGGCAGCTTCTGCCAATGAAAAAAAGACAGCGGCTAATAATAATAAAAATAATAAACCAACAAGAAATGCAAATGAATAATGCATGCGCTAAGGTCTCATCCTTTTAAAGATTCGGCATGAATAAAATCGTTCCTAAATAAACTATTCCAATTAAACTAGCACCAATTAAGGTCCAGCTAATCGCAATTTTACCCCGCCAACCAAAATAATTTCTCCCGATTAATAGCATTAAAAGCACTCCCCAAGCGAGGAGCGATAAAAGTATTTTTTGCCACAAATGCCGTTCAAAAACAGGATGAAATAAAATCAAACTGCTGGCCAATACTAATGTCAGTAAAACGATAGCGATAGAAATAAGCGTAAATAGATACGTTTCCATCACTTCCAAAGGTGGGAAATATTGAATAAATCCTATAGCTTGTTTATGCTTGAGCATCCACTCTTGGCTGGCCAATAGCAATGCTTGGAGTGCGGCGCTGATTAAAACAATCAGTGCAAGCGTTGATAGAAAAATATGAACAAAATCAGCATAGGACACCATCAGACTCGCTTACTCCTCAGCTAAGCTGATACAATAACAGAAATTTTTGGGTCATTCATCATGTCCTTTTTTTATAAAATCCGGCTTCTCTACTTCGTAGACTTAGTCTCATTAAAAATTACGATAAATTTAGGACTACTATAAAATCATGTTTGACAATTTAACAGCTCGTTTAAAACAATCTTTTAAAAATATTCGTGGTCAAGGTCGCTTAAGCGAACATAATATTAAGGAAAGTCTTCGTGAAGTAAAAAAAGCTTTAATTGAAGCGGATGTCGCCTATCCTGTTGTCAAAACAATTGTTGAACAAGTACGCCAAGGCGCCATTGGGCAAAAAGTCACAGAAAGCTTAGCACCAGGTCAAGCCTTTATAAAAATTGTAAGTGATACCTTAACTAGTATCATGGGGAAGGATCTATCCGAATTAAATCTTTTTACACAAGCACCAGCCATAATTATGGTAGCGGGCTTGCAAGGTTCAGGAAAAACAACAACGGTTGCAAAATTAGCCTATTGGTTAAAAGAACAAAAAAATAAATCGGTTTTAGTGACTAGTACTGATATTCATCGTCCTGCAGCTATTTTACAACTTGAAAATTTGGCCGAAAGTATAGGTGTGTTATTTCACACGAGTAACGCCTCGCAAACACCTACTCATATTGTTCAAACTGCTATCCAAGCTGCTCGAAATAAAGGGGCAGATGTCGTTATTATCGATACAGCCGGTCGCTTACATATTGATACAGCAATGATGGATGAAGTGCGCACTATCCACGCTGTTAGTAATCCCATCGAAAGCTTATTCGTGCTTGATAGTATGATGGGTCAAGACGCTGTAAAAACAGCACAGGGTTTTAACGAAGCTATCCCTCTTACTGGAATCATCCTGAGCAAAATGGATGGTGATGCACGTGGGGGAGCCGCTTTATCAGTAAAATTTACTTTAGGTAAACCAATTAAATTTATCGGCTCCGGTGAAAAAGTCACTGCACTTGAACCTTTTTACCCGGATAGAATTGCTTCGCGCATTCTTGGTATGGGCGATGTCCTTTCGTTAGTCGAAGAAGTACAGCGTCATACCGATCAAAAAGCCATACAAAAACTCAATCAAAAATTGCAAAAAGGCAAAAAATTTGATCTGGAAGATTTTTTAAATCAACTTATACAAATGGATAATATGGGAGGGATGGAGCAACTCTTAGGCAAGCTTCCCGATGGAAACAGTACTGCTTTACTCGCTAGTGCTAAAAATACACTTAATAAAAAACTAACTTCCCAGATGCAAGCAATCATCCGTTCTATGACGAAAAAAGAACGGCTTTTTCCAGATACTATCCAAGGATCCCGAAAACGGCGTATTGCCGGAGGTTCGGGGACGCAAATCCAGGATGTGAACCGACTCCTGAAACAGTTCAATCAAATGCAAAAAATGATGAAGCGTTTCTCTAAGCCTGGCTCCATGAATAAACTTCTACAAGGGCTACAAAATCACTACCCTCGATAAAACCTCTAGAAACTCGAATGAAGCCCTTCCCAAATTAATAAAATTTGCGTAGAATCCGGGCTGGTTTCAATCTAAGCTAGCTCATTCAATTGAGCGTTTAAATAGACAGTAAAAATAGAGAGGAAAATTTATTCCATGGTTATCATTCGTTTAGCACGAGGAGGCCGCACAAAACGCCCCTTCTACCACATTGTTGTAACAGATAGCCGAAATCCGCGTGATGGCAGCTATATTGAACGTTTAGGTTTTCATAACTCTGTTGCTGTAGGGAAAGAAGTAGCATTACAGATTGCAGAAGACCGAGTTAATTATTGGGTGTCCCAAGGGGCTAAAACTTCAAAGCAAGTACAAAATCTCCTGAAAAAAGCTAAAAATGGAGCAAATAGCCCTAAGAAAACTGAGGCCCAGGCGGAAGCTGCTTAATACATCCACCTTTCCTGAAATTTACTAAGACCACCTCTCTGTATTAGATGCTAGATAAAGTACTGTTGTAATCAATCAAAGAGGCAAAGATGACAAAAAAAAAGGTCTTAGTAGGGACTATCGGAAAACCTTATGGTGTCAAAGGATGGGTTAAAATAAATTCCTATACAGAACCTGTCAGTAATATCCTTGATTATCAACCCTGGTATTTAGAAGCACCCAGTAAACCTTCTTCTCCTCCTATCCTAATTGAAATAATAGATAATTGCCTTCATGGTCAACAGATAGTAGCGCTACTCGCAAACTGTATAACACCTGAATCAGCATGTCTTTATACAAATTATAAAATCTATGTAGATCGAGAAAAGTTCTTTCCCTTAGCAGAGCAAGAGTACTATTGGACAGATTTAGAAGGCTTAAAAGTCTATACTTGTGAAAACGCTTATCTCGGCATAATCCAAGCTATCTTTGCTACGGGTGCTAATGATGTATTAGTGATCACTGATAAAAAAAGACATTTAGTTCCATTTTTATTAGATCAAACCATTAAGTCTATCGATTTAGAGAATAAAACGATGATAGTCGATTGGGACGCTGAATTTTGATGGATATTCAGATTATTAGCCTATTTCCTGAAATGTTTACTCCTTTAAATTTGAGTATACCTGGACGTGTACAAAAAAAAGGGCTATTAAAAATATCTTATTTAAATCCTCGGGATTTCACACAAGATAAGCATAATACTGTAGATGATCGTCCCTATGGAGGCGGGCCTGGAATGGTTATGAAGTTTGAGCCATTATTAGCTGCGATAAAGATGGCTAAATTACGTCAAGAGACTTTATATCCAGCCCCTTTAGTTAGTTATTTATCGCCTCAAGGAAAAAAATTTGATCAAATAGCTGCTCAAGAATTAAGCCAACGTACAGGACTTGTCCTAATCGCAGGTCGTTATGAAGGCATCGATCAGCGTCTTATTAACTGTGAAGTCGACGAGGAATGGTCTCTAGGAGATTTTATTTTGAGTGGTGGCGAACTTGCGGCTATGTGTCTTATTGATAGCATAGCCCGTCTATTACCAGGAGCATTAGGTCATCTGGAATCTGCGTCACAAGATTCATTTAGCTCGGCTCTACTAGATTACCCGCATTATACACGCCCTGCAAAGCTAGATGGTCAAGATGTTCCGGAAGTTCTGCTACAGGGGGACCACTCCGCCATTGCTCGTTGGCGTTTAAAACAAGCTTTGGGACAAACCTGGCAACGTCGACCAGATTTATTAAAAAAGCATATACTTAGCGAACAAGAGCAGGTATTATTGGCCGAATTCATCCGTGAAAATAGCGAATAAAATTTGGAGTTAGCGATGAGCAATCTCATACAAACTATTGAAAAAGAACAAATGCAATCAAAAAAGGACATTCCCGACTTTCGTGCGGGAGATACAGTCGTAGTCAAAATTAAAGTCAAAGAAGGTACACGCGAACGATTACAATCCTTTGAAGGTGTTGTTATTGCGCGACGAAATCGTGGATTCAACTCCGCATTTACTGTAAGAAAGATCTCACATGGCGAAGGAGTGGAACGAGTTTTTCCTCTTTATAGCCCTTTAACGGCTAGCATAGAAATTAAAAGACGTGGTGATGTTCGAAAAGCAAAACTATATCATTTACGCAACCTACGTGGTAAAGCGGCGCGTATTAAAGAAAAATTAGTAAATACCCTGCAAGCTTCTATTTCAACAAAAGAAGATGCTAGTAACAACGATCCTATAGAGTAGATATCAATCTTTGCCAACAATTTTTTCAATATTGTTGGCAATTCAAAGTTTTAGACTCCTTTAAAAGATAATATCGCTTTTATGTTTTATAAAGCTATAGTTCAAACTCCTATTGGTAAGCTTGGAATATCCACTTTGGGTCAATTATTAATCCGGCTTGATTTTTTAACCGATGATAGAGTATTAATTACCCCTAATGAAGAAATTATAGAAAACATCGTAAGTCAGCTTAATCAATATTTTCGATGCCCAAGCTTTGAGTTTAATATCCCCTACCAACTCCAAGGGACTCCTTTTCAAACTAAGGTTTGGCAAGCATTAAGTAATTTGCCTATACAAACAACTGTTAGTTACGGTGCTCTCGCCAATAAATTAAAAACAGGTGCGCGAGCTATAGGTAATGCTTGCCGAGCAAACCCTCTTCCAATACTAATCCCATGTCATCGTGTTTTGGCTCAAGGAAATATAGGTGGCTATAAAGGAAAAGAAATATCTATTAAAAAATGGTTGTTAAATCATGAATTTTATTCCAGTACATTTTAAACTGGATTAGAATTCGAAATATATTTTCACTTTAATAATCAAATGAAAATTTGTTTATTTATTAATTTCTTTCAAGCTTCCTCAAATTCATTTCTCAGCTCCTGTAAGTCTTTACTCAAAAGTGTGTAAGTTAAGACTGAAGCCGCCAAACGCCCATTGTAATAAATTATAACTTTGTTACTCTAAGTAGTGTGTGTTGTTAATGATCTAATCAAGGACTTAATTTCCAGAAATAATCTAAAGAATAGATTACTGACGTGGAAATTAATTAGCAAATCCTTATGTTATGTGGAATAGATAAGGATGTCTACACTACAAGGATGTAGTGTTAGCAAGGATGCTACAAGGACGTTATTAACACAGATATACCCCCTTGGGCCGTTTTACGGCCCTTTTTAATTTATCACATGAATTTTTGTCAGTGTTTTCATCAATCGATAACAATAAATATTTAAAAACTTTTATCTTTCAATGTATTAATCTTGCCAAAAATGATGATTTCTTTCATAGTAAGTCTCTGCTTGAATATTATAAGAATGAGCATTTAATTTTAATGTAATAGCTCCTTCGGTCGCTGTATTGTAGATTTTAGAACCTAAACGTTGATAACGATTTAATACGATTTTATGCGGAAATTTAAATCGATTATGAAAACCCGTTGGGAACAAAGCATAGGCTGGTTGTACATAATTTAAAAATTCTATGCTTGAAGAAGTTTTACTACCGTGATGGGGTACTATTAATACTGTGCTTTGCAAAGATTTTTGCTTTGAATGAACAAGATAGTTTTCTGCAGCTTTTTCTATATCACCCACTAATAAAATACTTTGTAATTGGTTACTAATTTTTAGTACGCATGAACTATTATTACCTAGATAGTCTAGATTCGAGGGTGGGTATAAAATCTCGAAATTAATTCCATCCCATTGCCAGCGCATCTGTTCTTCGCACAAATTTACGATTCTTGGAAGAAATTTTTTAGGAATACTACTCAGTATTTTATCTACTTGTATTTGTTTTAAAATAATCGTCGCTCCACCACTATGATCATTATCACCATGACTAATCACCATCATATTCACTTTATGAACACCGATTGTTTGTAAAAAAGGAAGTAAAACCAATTTTCCTGTATCAAAGGATGGGCTTAGGCGAGGACCCGTATCATAAATCAGGACATGATGTTGAGTACGAACTACACTAGCTAAACCCTGACCCACATCGAGAAGATGAATCCAAATATCACCATATTGTGGCCCCAGACTTTCTCCAAAAAATAAAGGTAATAGCCAAATGAAACCTAAACAACGAGTTGGTGTTCCTCTAGGCGCCAAAATTAACAATATGCCAATTATACTTGAAGCTAAAATCCAGCGATTTGATAAATAGGCATAATATTGAGAAAAAGGTATTCCTGAAAAAAAATTGAGTAATCTCCAAAGTAACTCAAGTAATTTTTCTACGAAAATTAAGATATTTTTTCCAAGAACAGCGCTTACTAAACTAAGTAAGCTACCTAATAAACTAAGCGGTAAAATTAAAAAGCCAATAGCAGGAATGGCTATTAAGTTAGCAATAAAACTAATCCAAGAAATTTGCTGAAAAAATAATAAAGATAAAGGAATCAGTCCTAAGCTTAAAGTTAATTGTATTCGACACCAAACTCGCCAATTTTTTAATGGCTTCATGCGATTTGAGACAGCATAAAAAATTAATATAACTGCTATGAAAGATAACCAAAAACTTGCTGAAAGGACTGCAAAAGGTTCTATTATTAAAATAATTAATAATGTTAAATGAAATGAATGCCAACTAGTAAGATAGCGCCGTTTGATTATCGCCAATGAAAATATAGATAACATCAGTAAAGCACGCTGGGTCGGAATAGCGAAACCCGCTAAAGCACTATAAAAAATAGTTAATAATAACGTTAATGCGCTAGCAATTTTCGGTGCTGGAATATACAAAATAACAACGGATATACGACAGAAAGTAAAACGAACTATCCAATAAATAATTCCTGCAATAAAAGCAAGATGTAAACCTGCAATAGCAAATAAATGATTTGTCCCAGTACCACGCATTACTCGCCATTGTTCATCAGTAATTTCACAACGCATTCCTGTCGTTAAAGCATTTATAAGTCCTATTAAAGGGTAAGCTTGTAGCGCTTTTTTTACATTTGTATTAATTTTTTGACGTAGCGTATCGATAAAATAATATACATTTGTTCGTTGAATTAGGTGTAGGGGTGATTTTTCTAATAGATAACCTGTAGCACAAATGTTTTGTTGAAACAACTCGGCTTGATAGTCAAAGCTACCAGGGTTCCAAAAAGCGCGGGGACGACGTAGACGCAAAGCAAATTGCCAGATATCTCCTTTTTTAAAATTAGTTAATACATTTAAATTTTTGTAAAAATACCCTTTAATTCGTACAGGTATGGGATACCGTAAAGATTCTGAGGTCTCAAGCTTTTGTATAAGAAAGTCAAAACGCACGACATTCGAGAAATTCTCTGGAATAGTTATTATTCTTCCTTTTGCAATTAGCCTCTTACCTTCCAATATTTTTGGCAATTGTAAAGCAAGTTGTTGATGAGCAATTATTAATGACCAAGAAAAACCTAAACAACAAGCAACAAAAAATAAAATCCAATTTGCAAAAAAAAGTCGTTTAAAAAAAGCTAAAGTAATTAAAATTATACTAAATAATATTAGCAAATAGGCTAGTTTTACCGTAGGTAAATGCGAGAAATGTGTAATCCATACCACACCGATTAAAAACCCTAACGTCCAGCGGGCCATATTCTTTTATTTAGAGATAACTTATCTTATTGTATATTTTTTTTAAATTTATTTAAAAACACCTTTATAGTAATAAAAAATAATATTTAATATTATTTTTTATTTAAACCATTATCTTGTATACTTAATAGCTATATCTAAAGTTAAATAGATAAATTAAAAACAAACTAAATTAGTTTAACAAGGAGTGTTCGTATGCAAAAATCAACTGATCTTAATAAAAGAGTCTCTGATAAATCTAGTTCTGAAAATACTATTCAAAAATTACCTACAGAAACTTCCTCTAATTCTTCTGAAAAAACAACTTCTAACGAAAAAAAAGGATTTTTTAATCTCTTTCAAAGATTAAGATGCTCAAATACTAATCTTGAAGACGATAAAAGTGAAGTCGTCTTCAAAGTACCTGAATTTAGACCTAAATAAAGATTGTTTAAAATAGATAAAAATATTTTTATTAATAATTTGCATTTAATGTAAAATAATTTTTAACGGTACAGCTAAAACCATAACAAAGCTAGCAACTAATCCTGCTGCTGGGATAGTTAATATCCATGCCCACATAATTCGTCGTATAGTGGGCCAATGGGTATTGAGCCAACCATTTGTTGAGCCTACTCCAAGAATCGCTCCTGTCACTGTATGCGTAGTAGAAACAGGAATACCCAAATCGGTAGCTGCAAATAACGTGAATGCAGCACCTGTTGCTGCGCATCCGCCACTTAAAGGAGTTAATTGGGTTATTTTATTTCCTAAGGTATGCACAATACGCCAACCTCCGATAAGTGTTCCCAATCCCATTACGAAATTACAAGAAATAATTACCCAAAATGGAACATAAAAATGTCCATTCAAAAGACCTGTAGAAAATAATAATACAGCGATAATACCCATTGTTTTTTGGGCATCATTACCACCATGGCCTAAACTTAATAAACCTCCTGCAACAAATTGAGCGCGTTTAGCCCAACATTGAGTCTTATCGGGATTTATATCTTTCAGAAAAAAATGTGTTAATTTTATCAACAACCAACTAATTGATAACCCCAACAAGGGTGACAAGACTATTGCTATCAATACAGGTAGCAATCCATGCCAATTTAAAACATGCCAACCTCCTGCCACTAAAGCTGCACCGACCAGTCCTCCTATTAATCCATGAGAAGAACTTGATGGTAACCCAAAATACCAGGTTAAAAGATTCCAAATAATTGCGCCCATTAGAGCCGCAAAAAGCACATAAGGGGTAATGATATTAGGTTCGATAAGACCTGAGCCTATAGTGGTCGCAACACTTAGATGAAAAAATAAGAACGCAATAAAATTAAAAAATGCCGCCCATAATACCGCTGTTAAAGGCTTTAAAACCTTTGTTGCAACCATAATAGCGATAGAGTTTGCCGCATCATGAAAACCATTAATAAAGTCGAAGATAAATGCTAAGACAATAACGAAATAAATAAATACCAAAGTGCTCGTCATAAAGCATTCTTTCCATCACCAAAACTTGGCGTCAAGTATACACGACGTTGGTAGGGTTGGCACTCTGACGACGTTAAATCAATTTTATAAAAAATAGATATTGAATTATATTTCATATGGGAATTTATAATTAGTGAAAAAACTTATTGTGTTTATACTCTTCGCACTTGAATTTTTGTCTGCCGCTCAATTCGCAATCCTCATGTATTTTGTACATTCTGGTTGCTTCATTCTCACGGTACCTTGCCAAAAATCCAATTGCTGTGAGTATACTTCAGTTATTTTTAATTCCTAAAATTCTATAGTTCATCCTTTAAATTCCACCTCTTATTTCCTATAGTAACCCTTTAATGTAGAATTATATCTTATGTTATCGCTTATTGAATTAATTCAACAACTTGTTGCTCGACCTTCAGTTACTCCAGAAGATGAAGGTTGTCAAACTATTTTATGTCAGCACTTAAAGCGCCTAGGTTTTGCGATTGAACACTTACCATTTGCGGATGTCAATAATTTTTGGGCTAAACGTGGAAAAGAATCACCTTTATTTGTTTTTGTTGGGCACACTGATGTCGTTCCCACTGGCCCATTAAATAAGTGGGATAGCCCTCCTTTTGTACCTAGCATTCGCAATGGACAACTTTTTGGTCGTGGTAGCGCTGATATGAAAGGAAGTCTCGCTGCGATGTTAGTGGCTTGTGAAAAATTTATTGATGAACATCCTAATCATAGTGGCTCTATAGGATGGTTAATTACTAGTGATGAAGAAGGCCCTAGTGTCAATGGCACAGCAAAAGTAGTTGAAACACTTAAAAACAGACACGAAAAAATAGATTACTGTTTAGTTGGCGAACCTACCTGCGAAAAAAAATTAGGAGATACTTTAAAAGTAGGTCGCCGTGGATCCTTATCGGCCCATTTGATCATTAAAGGGAAACAAGGTCATATTGCTTACCCTCAATTAGCTGAAAACCCTATCCATCGCTTTAACCCAAGTCTAGCCGAATTATTGGGTATCAACTGGGATGAAGGAGTATCCTATCCTAGTTTTCAACCAACTAGCTTACAAGTTTCTAATATTCATGGTGGCACTGGTGCTGGAAATGTTATTCCAGATAACATAGAGGTTAAGTTTAATTTTCGTTACTCCCCAGCAACCACCGCAAAAAAATTAGAAAATACAGTAGAAAATATTTTAAAAAAACATCATCTAAAATATCAAATCACTTGGCAACATGGAGGACTTCCTTTTCTAAGTTCTTCAGGGCAGTTACGTTTAGCCTGTCTAGATGTTATAGAAAAACTTACAGGAATTACACCTATAATTTCTACAACAGGAGGCACCTCTGATGCTCGTTTTATTGCGCCCTTAAAAGCAGAGATTGTTGAGTTTGGTCCATGCAATCGTACTATTCATCAAATTAATGAATGCGTCTCTATTAATGATCTTGAACAATTAGCTTTAATTTATAAAGAAATTTTGAAGAAAACTCTGTGTGTATAAAGATAAATCAGTAAAACACGGGCAAAAAAAAGCAGCCTTTAAGGCTGCTTGCGGTTAATCGTTAGTGTTCTCTATTATGAAAGAAACTGCGATTTTGATAACCATGATGGATCAGGATAGTAAGCAAATACTAGCGTTCCGTTCTTAATCGAATGGATTAATGAATCGGCAACTGCTGGACTGACTGCAAAACAACCCCAACTTCGTCCCAGACGACCATGCTGCTGCGCAAATTGCGCCGTTGCATAATCTGCCCTATGGACTACGATATCACGAGCTTCCGCCCTATCGTTAAATCCTTTTTCTAGACCTTT comes from the Rickettsiella endosymbiont of Rhagonycha lignosa genome and includes:
- the trmD gene encoding tRNA (guanosine(37)-N1)-methyltransferase TrmD, which encodes MLMDIQIISLFPEMFTPLNLSIPGRVQKKGLLKISYLNPRDFTQDKHNTVDDRPYGGGPGMVMKFEPLLAAIKMAKLRQETLYPAPLVSYLSPQGKKFDQIAAQELSQRTGLVLIAGRYEGIDQRLINCEVDEEWSLGDFILSGGELAAMCLIDSIARLLPGALGHLESASQDSFSSALLDYPHYTRPAKLDGQDVPEVLLQGDHSAIARWRLKQALGQTWQRRPDLLKKHILSEQEQVLLAEFIRENSE
- the rplS gene encoding 50S ribosomal protein L19 yields the protein MSNLIQTIEKEQMQSKKDIPDFRAGDTVVVKIKVKEGTRERLQSFEGVVIARRNRGFNSAFTVRKISHGEGVERVFPLYSPLTASIEIKRRGDVRKAKLYHLRNLRGKAARIKEKLVNTLQASISTKEDASNNDPIE
- a CDS encoding methylated-DNA--[protein]-cysteine S-methyltransferase, which encodes MFYKAIVQTPIGKLGISTLGQLLIRLDFLTDDRVLITPNEEIIENIVSQLNQYFRCPSFEFNIPYQLQGTPFQTKVWQALSNLPIQTTVSYGALANKLKTGARAIGNACRANPLPILIPCHRVLAQGNIGGYKGKEISIKKWLLNHEFYSSTF
- a CDS encoding DNA internalization-related competence protein ComEC/Rec2; translated protein: MARWTLGFLIGVVWITHFSHLPTVKLAYLLILFSIILITLAFFKRLFFANWILFFVACCLGFSWSLIIAHQQLALQLPKILEGKRLIAKGRIITIPENFSNVVRFDFLIQKLETSESLRYPIPVRIKGYFYKNLNVLTNFKKGDIWQFALRLRRPRAFWNPGSFDYQAELFQQNICATGYLLEKSPLHLIQRTNVYYFIDTLRQKINTNVKKALQAYPLIGLINALTTGMRCEITDEQWRVMRGTGTNHLFAIAGLHLAFIAGIIYWIVRFTFCRISVVILYIPAPKIASALTLLLTIFYSALAGFAIPTQRALLMLSIFSLAIIKRRYLTSWHSFHLTLLIILIIEPFAVLSASFWLSFIAVILIFYAVSNRMKPLKNWRVWCRIQLTLSLGLIPLSLLFFQQISWISFIANLIAIPAIGFLILPLSLLGSLLSLVSAVLGKNILIFVEKLLELLWRLLNFFSGIPFSQYYAYLSNRWILASSIIGILLILAPRGTPTRCLGFIWLLPLFFGESLGPQYGDIWIHLLDVGQGLASVVRTQHHVLIYDTGPRLSPSFDTGKLVLLPFLQTIGVHKVNMMVISHGDNDHSGGATIILKQIQVDKILSSIPKKFLPRIVNLCEEQMRWQWDGINFEILYPPSNLDYLGNNSSCVLKISNQLQSILLVGDIEKAAENYLVHSKQKSLQSTVLIVPHHGSKTSSSIEFLNYVQPAYALFPTGFHNRFKFPHKIVLNRYQRLGSKIYNTATEGAITLKLNAHSYNIQAETYYERNHHFWQD
- a CDS encoding inorganic phosphate transporter, yielding MTSTLVFIYFVIVLAFIFDFINGFHDAANSIAIMVATKVLKPLTAVLWAAFFNFIAFLFFHLSVATTIGSGLIEPNIITPYVLFAALMGAIIWNLLTWYFGLPSSSSHGLIGGLVGAALVAGGWHVLNWHGLLPVLIAIVLSPLLGLSISWLLIKLTHFFLKDINPDKTQCWAKRAQFVAGGLLSLGHGGNDAQKTMGIIAVLLFSTGLLNGHFYVPFWVIISCNFVMGLGTLIGGWRIVHTLGNKITQLTPLSGGCAATGAAFTLFAATDLGIPVSTTHTVTGAILGVGSTNGWLNTHWPTIRRIMWAWILTIPAAGLVASFVMVLAVPLKIILH